The proteins below come from a single Drosophila suzukii chromosome X, CBGP_Dsuzu_IsoJpt1.0, whole genome shotgun sequence genomic window:
- the LOC108004605 gene encoding forkhead box protein P2 produces MQRSTYPLIARNLVRSRLQGLIGGALNDFRRTMASDSWGQDGSGTGSGSGSSGSKTSRVATPRASATSTVINDAGSYSRGTYTGALERRINREDNMWRDRSYIDTKWLNPRDPTAYRPNFRQTEPTSLRKQFMRSPDEISREVMGRDWEETVKTYKRSSTAMNAQKGGGRNEAWQAADTTRNRQQHLQMMQMQQQQEQQQKQQQQQQQKKQQQQNYWGRNMEPPQDQ; encoded by the coding sequence ATGCAGCGCTCGACTTATCCACTGATAGCCCGTAACCTTGTGCGGTCCCGTTTGCAGGGGTTAATTGGCGGTGCTCTGAACGATTTTCGCAGGACCATGGCATCAGATTCGTGGGGTCAGGATGGCAGTGGAACTGGAAGCGGGAGTGGCAGCAGTGGTTCAAAAACCTCAAGGGTGGCAACACCGCGGGCCAGTGCCACATCGACGGTGATTAACGATGCGGGCTCCTATTCGCGTGGCACGTATACGGGTGCCCTTGAGCGTCGCATCAATCGGGAGGATAATATGTGGCGGGATCGTAGCTATATCGATACGAAATGGCTTAATCCCCGCGATCCAACCGCCTATCGACCGAATTTCCGCCAAACTGAGCCAACATCGCTGCGAAAGCAGTTCATGCGCAGTCCGGATGAGATATCACGTGAGGTGATGGGTCGCGATTGGGAGGAGACCGTGAAGACCTATAAACGTAGTTCCACCGCCATGAATGCCCAAAAAGGTGGGGGGCGCAACGAGGCGTGGCAGGCTGCGGATACCACACGTAATCGCCAGCAACATTTGCAAATGATGCAAATGCAACAGCAACAGGAACAGcagcaaaagcaacaacagcaacagcaacaaaagaaacagcaacagcagaaCTATTGGGGCAGAAACATGGAACCACCCCAGGATCAGTAA